Proteins found in one Paenibacillus dendritiformis genomic segment:
- a CDS encoding alpha/beta hydrolase codes for MDSSRLITIYGFYSSILANRRKIFIYLPPSYHTNEQQRYPVLYMQDGQHMFFADRKGDSWGVHRTADRLAAEGRMREIIVVAISHIEDARIAEYMHANPDGHNIFNMANQGELYEQFLVQEVKPYIDREYRTLPGKEHTALMGSSAGGLVSYNIGFRQSDTFGMIGALCPFFVSVNPDTMEERWLSHVYTEKKDLKIWMDVGDAEGFTVMEKHVRQVVDTLIRIGYEPGHDLMYYYAVGSGHAQKDWAARVHAPLLYFFGDIGTPVRVELRGSGVIGIQGPQQRFNAVVHFDSGYVMSDLNARYEVADPSILEVTADGTLMPKQTGKTAVTYHHYQLKAEAEVSVVPYISKTVAVKMVVKVPEHTPYTERLYAGIELPMIGAGRYGGTFEVPRDMAFEFRISRGLGMHETDRHGQEVPYRKFTVADGLELYYEVENWVDIAAERAENR; via the coding sequence ATGGACTCATCACGGCTTATTACAATCTATGGGTTTTATTCGAGCATCTTGGCGAATCGAAGAAAAATATTCATTTATTTGCCTCCCAGCTATCATACGAACGAACAGCAGCGGTACCCTGTGCTCTATATGCAGGACGGGCAGCATATGTTTTTCGCGGATCGCAAGGGAGATTCATGGGGTGTTCATCGAACGGCCGATCGGCTCGCCGCTGAAGGCAGGATGAGGGAAATTATTGTGGTCGCTATTTCCCATATCGAAGATGCGCGGATTGCGGAATATATGCATGCGAATCCGGACGGCCACAATATATTCAACATGGCCAATCAAGGGGAGTTATACGAACAATTTCTCGTACAGGAAGTGAAGCCCTATATCGATCGGGAATACCGGACGCTGCCGGGCAAGGAGCATACCGCCTTGATGGGCTCATCCGCCGGCGGATTGGTGTCCTACAATATCGGCTTCCGTCAATCGGATACGTTCGGCATGATCGGGGCATTATGCCCGTTCTTCGTCAGCGTCAATCCGGATACGATGGAGGAGCGCTGGCTGAGCCATGTCTATACGGAGAAGAAGGATCTCAAGATATGGATGGATGTCGGAGATGCGGAAGGCTTCACGGTCATGGAGAAGCATGTGCGGCAGGTCGTGGACACCCTCATTCGCATCGGGTATGAGCCGGGACATGATCTGATGTATTACTATGCCGTCGGCTCCGGCCATGCGCAGAAGGATTGGGCGGCAAGGGTTCATGCGCCTCTCCTTTATTTTTTCGGAGATATCGGCACGCCTGTGCGCGTGGAGCTGCGCGGATCCGGAGTCATCGGGATACAGGGGCCGCAGCAAAGGTTCAACGCGGTCGTTCATTTCGACAGCGGCTATGTGATGTCAGATCTGAATGCCCGGTATGAGGTGGCCGATCCGAGCATTTTAGAGGTAACTGCGGATGGAACGCTTATGCCGAAGCAGACTGGCAAGACGGCCGTAACCTATCATCATTACCAGCTCAAGGCAGAGGCGGAGGTCAGTGTCGTGCCGTATATTTCGAAGACGGTTGCCGTAAAGATGGTGGTAAAAGTACCGGAGCATACGCCGTATACGGAAAGGCTGTATGCCGGAATCGAACTGCCGATGATCGGCGCAGGACGATATGGGGGCACGTTCGAGGTGCCGCGGGACATGGCATTCGAATTTCGGATTTCGCGCGGCCTGGGCATGCATGAGACCGATCGTCACGGTCAAGAGGTTCCTTATCGCAAATTTACGGTTGCGGACGGCCTGGAGCTGTATTATGAGGTCGAGAACTGGGTCGATATTGCGGCAGAAAGGGCGGAAAATCGATGA
- a CDS encoding LacI family DNA-binding transcriptional regulator — MKKTTIKDIAKAAGVSIATVSYILNDVKTQSISNETRVKVLKVAQQLKYVPNRTAQSLKIKKTGLIGILVFKDERQTPWSDFKYAKTISKIEQQCSALGYHVIFMQIDDTAPSFKVIMERNLDGVFLINVDQERFATITPYFGFGIPVFVVDSYIEDSLFHKIMPDVEAGFQRSRALLGEAPQFLVMDRYNNEQWMDFIKQASGLPEDRIHVYEHRQGMKAFLAKFKGRPGIVMNEFMANEAAQVHPYLIAWCTCHCPEIVGEAAARVSFGLDEYASFVNVMNSFIHDAEYVHEEKFLKLPVSS; from the coding sequence ATGAAAAAAACGACGATTAAAGATATCGCCAAAGCAGCGGGTGTGTCTATTGCTACTGTGTCCTATATTTTGAACGATGTCAAGACGCAATCGATATCGAATGAGACGCGGGTTAAAGTGTTGAAAGTCGCGCAGCAGCTTAAATATGTGCCGAACCGGACGGCCCAGTCTTTAAAAATCAAGAAGACGGGCTTGATCGGGATTTTAGTCTTCAAGGATGAGCGTCAAACCCCTTGGTCGGACTTCAAATACGCCAAAACGATAAGCAAAATCGAGCAGCAATGCAGCGCGCTCGGCTATCACGTCATTTTTATGCAGATCGACGATACGGCACCGTCTTTCAAGGTCATTATGGAACGGAATTTGGACGGCGTATTTTTGATCAATGTGGATCAGGAACGGTTTGCAACGATCACGCCATACTTCGGGTTCGGTATTCCCGTGTTTGTGGTGGACAGTTATATTGAGGATTCGCTTTTTCACAAAATTATGCCGGACGTGGAAGCGGGCTTTCAGCGATCGCGCGCCCTGTTGGGCGAAGCGCCGCAATTTCTCGTAATGGATCGCTACAACAATGAACAATGGATGGATTTCATCAAGCAGGCATCGGGTCTGCCTGAGGACCGGATTCATGTGTACGAGCACCGCCAAGGGATGAAGGCCTTTTTGGCGAAGTTCAAGGGCCGGCCGGGCATCGTCATGAACGAATTTATGGCTAATGAGGCTGCTCAAGTCCATCCCTATCTGATTGCCTGGTGCACCTGTCACTGTCCTGAAATTGTTGGTGAAGCTGCGGCGAGGGTCTCATTCGGCTTGGATGAATACGCGTCATTCGTCAATGTAATGAACAGCTTTATTCATGATGCGGAATATGTACACGAGGAGAAGTTTCTGAAATTGCCTGTCTCCTCGTAG
- the serC gene encoding 3-phosphoserine/phosphohydroxythreonine transaminase codes for MEQHQRAYNFNAGPAALPLEVLERAQSEFIDFRGHGMSIMEMSHRGAVYEQVHNEAKQLLKELFHIPDGYDVLFLQGGASTQFAMVPMNLLAAGKVGAYVHTGSWASKAIKEAELIGETRVIASTEADRFMRMPAPEEIVVPANAAYVHLTSNETIEGTQFAAYPDTGAVPLIADMSSDILCRPVDVSKFGMIYAGAQKNLGPSGVTVVIAKEELLANSPATIPTMLRYSTHYKNNSLYNTPSSFSIYMVNLVLQWLKDRGGLAQVERDNQAKAELLYGVIDSSGDFYRGCAARDSRSMMNVTFRLTDEELEKTFIKEAGEAGFVGLKGHRSVGGLRASIYNAVPYASCEALVQFMKQFQQKNG; via the coding sequence ATGGAACAACATCAACGCGCGTACAATTTCAATGCCGGTCCGGCAGCTTTGCCATTGGAAGTATTGGAGCGGGCTCAGTCCGAATTCATCGATTTCCGGGGCCATGGCATGTCCATCATGGAAATGTCGCACCGCGGCGCCGTCTACGAACAGGTTCATAATGAAGCAAAGCAATTATTGAAGGAGCTGTTCCATATTCCGGACGGCTACGACGTGTTGTTCTTGCAGGGAGGAGCGAGCACGCAGTTCGCCATGGTGCCGATGAACCTGCTCGCCGCAGGCAAGGTGGGCGCCTACGTTCATACCGGCAGCTGGGCCAGCAAGGCGATCAAGGAAGCGGAGCTTATCGGGGAGACTCGGGTTATCGCCTCGACCGAAGCCGATCGCTTTATGCGCATGCCGGCACCGGAGGAGATCGTCGTTCCGGCGAATGCCGCCTATGTTCACCTGACTTCCAATGAGACGATAGAGGGAACGCAGTTCGCCGCTTACCCGGATACGGGCGCGGTGCCTCTTATCGCCGATATGTCGAGCGACATTTTATGCCGTCCGGTCGATGTGTCGAAGTTCGGCATGATCTATGCGGGCGCGCAGAAAAATCTCGGTCCGTCCGGCGTTACGGTCGTCATCGCGAAGGAAGAGCTGCTGGCGAACAGCCCTGCGACGATTCCGACCATGCTTCGTTACAGCACTCATTATAAAAATAATTCTCTATATAACACGCCATCCTCTTTCTCCATCTATATGGTGAATCTGGTGCTGCAATGGCTCAAGGACCGCGGCGGATTGGCGCAGGTCGAGCGGGACAATCAGGCGAAGGCGGAGCTGCTGTACGGCGTCATCGACAGCAGCGGCGATTTCTACCGCGGCTGCGCGGCGCGTGACAGCCGATCGATGATGAACGTCACCTTCCGGCTCACGGATGAGGAACTGGAGAAGACGTTCATCAAGGAAGCCGGGGAAGCGGGCTTCGTCGGTCTGAAGGGACATCGCAGCGTCGGCGGCTTGCGCGCCTCGATCTACAATGCGGTGCCTTATGCGAGCTGCGAGGCGTTGGTGCAGTTCATGAAGCAATTCCAACAGAAGAACGGCTAA
- a CDS encoding discoidin domain-containing protein codes for MIWREMKKTMNQKALGWMLSIVLAAASVLPGIPPAHAYAQQSGQAAVTADAPVAPGDGAEPETVTEAVYDKNGSAFSTVPSPDEGADRLLPAAFGGTNLALNKPAYSSGNEVDYLTPDLAVDGKANTRWSSAKQDDQWFYVNLGERTAIDRVVIRWQTPADTYKILVSDDGEQWTNVREGDGVIACKGGTEVIDFAPLQARYVKFQGVKRAPVEGVLYGYSFYEFEVYQLNDLQSIADRIEATLTVQAGQTELDWSAAEVPDGYRASVYGSDRLPVIDREGHIRTPLVDAKVNLIVQVEDLNDPNRKVLSDNIAVTVPGQYKQTRDRNAEPDVIPSLREWYGGSGSYTLTESSRIVVRPEDEAALRKAAELTREDVADLTGYELEIVYGQPQTGDLYLSIDPSLTWLGEEGNVFQAGDYVSIASSSATGAFFGTRTALQILKQHPDLTIPRGEARDYPKYEKRGLMIDVARKFYTIDFLRSYVKLLSWYKMNMFQIHLNDDVGTPFADGTRAAFRLESTTYPGLASPNGHYTKQEFRELQLLGMDYGVNVIPEIDTPGHSRAFTSYNPALGNDHALDISKPETVEFVKNLFNEYVDGSDPTFVGPEVHIGTDEYWGPDVERFRWYMDTLVKHINDKGKHPHLWGGLTQYNGTTPISNEATMDIWYEPYGPPQQAVDLGFDVLNVQNIYMYIVPTLYGDYLNSQFLYNEWEPIKWENTTLPFGHPRVNGGMFALWNDVSDANGLSMDDSHERMLPGIQVVAEKMWTGTRDDRSFDRYMKRAEAIGDAPNANLSRKIKVDNEENQVIQYLFEDQFKDGSGNGFDGKGVNVEMTEGKYEQGVRLKGGTSYIETPVEALGFGWTLSMWVKPDRGNPDDAILMESPAGTLKLKQGKTGKLGFTKEHYDSMFDYVVPEDKWTHILLKGDNKGVTLFVNVDEYVERLENAYPRLHTLVLPALRIGSETNAFRGVLDNVIMYNKPIELLYTDNKALHRPAESSATEFPYYSPDMAVDGIVSINSRWSSAYVDDAWFIVDLGEPTDINKVIMKWQAGAEKYQLLVSDDKKNWTNVSGDGGMITSQGKLDIVTFEPKMARYVKFQGVKRATVFGYSIYEFEVYSPDHIQEYKRLIGLMEDLLPRLNKPERLRELLLQVLNRYPYDATRELRPMQDLLQRVQMN; via the coding sequence ATGATATGGAGGGAAATGAAGAAGACGATGAACCAAAAAGCGCTTGGATGGATGCTTAGTATCGTATTGGCGGCGGCGAGCGTTCTGCCTGGCATTCCGCCTGCGCATGCCTATGCCCAACAGAGCGGGCAGGCGGCGGTTACGGCCGATGCGCCGGTCGCACCGGGAGACGGCGCCGAGCCGGAGACCGTAACGGAGGCCGTATATGATAAAAATGGAAGCGCATTCTCGACGGTGCCTTCCCCGGATGAAGGGGCGGACCGCCTTCTCCCGGCCGCATTCGGCGGGACCAATCTCGCCCTGAACAAGCCGGCTTACTCGTCGGGCAATGAAGTCGATTACTTGACTCCGGATCTGGCCGTGGACGGGAAGGCCAATACAAGATGGTCTTCCGCGAAGCAGGATGATCAATGGTTCTATGTCAATCTGGGAGAGCGGACCGCGATCGATCGCGTCGTCATCCGCTGGCAGACGCCGGCCGATACATACAAGATCCTGGTATCGGATGACGGCGAACAGTGGACGAATGTGAGGGAGGGCGACGGCGTCATTGCATGCAAGGGAGGCACCGAAGTTATCGATTTCGCGCCGCTTCAAGCGAGATATGTGAAGTTCCAGGGAGTGAAGCGGGCGCCTGTCGAAGGCGTTCTGTACGGTTACTCCTTCTATGAATTCGAGGTGTACCAATTGAATGACCTGCAATCTATAGCAGACCGGATTGAGGCGACATTGACGGTGCAGGCCGGACAGACCGAGCTGGATTGGTCCGCGGCTGAAGTGCCGGATGGGTACCGCGCCAGCGTATATGGCAGCGACCGGCTGCCTGTCATTGATCGCGAAGGCCATATCCGCACGCCATTGGTCGATGCCAAAGTGAACCTCATCGTGCAGGTGGAGGATCTGAACGATCCGAACCGGAAGGTGCTGTCGGATAATATTGCGGTTACGGTGCCGGGCCAATATAAGCAGACCCGGGATCGCAATGCGGAGCCGGACGTCATCCCGTCCTTACGGGAATGGTATGGCGGATCGGGGAGCTATACGTTGACGGAGTCGTCGCGCATTGTCGTCCGCCCGGAGGACGAAGCGGCGCTGCGCAAGGCGGCGGAGCTGACGCGCGAGGATGTGGCGGATCTGACGGGATATGAGCTTGAGATTGTGTATGGCCAGCCGCAGACGGGCGATCTGTATTTGTCGATAGACCCGTCGTTAACGTGGCTGGGCGAGGAAGGCAACGTTTTCCAGGCCGGTGACTATGTGTCGATCGCCTCGTCTTCGGCGACGGGGGCGTTCTTCGGCACGAGAACCGCGCTTCAGATTCTGAAGCAGCATCCGGACCTGACGATTCCCCGCGGAGAAGCGAGAGATTATCCGAAGTATGAGAAGCGGGGTCTCATGATCGACGTGGCGCGCAAATTTTACACGATCGATTTTCTGAGAAGCTACGTGAAGCTGCTATCCTGGTACAAAATGAACATGTTCCAAATTCATCTGAACGATGATGTCGGCACCCCGTTCGCGGACGGAACGAGGGCGGCTTTCCGGCTGGAAAGCACCACTTATCCGGGATTGGCCAGCCCGAACGGGCATTATACGAAGCAGGAATTCAGGGAACTCCAGCTTCTGGGCATGGATTACGGAGTCAACGTCATCCCGGAGATTGACACGCCCGGGCATTCCCGTGCCTTCACATCCTATAATCCCGCGCTGGGGAACGATCACGCCCTCGACATTTCCAAGCCGGAAACCGTGGAGTTCGTGAAAAATCTGTTCAACGAATATGTGGATGGAAGCGATCCGACCTTCGTCGGTCCGGAAGTGCATATCGGTACCGATGAATATTGGGGCCCGGATGTGGAGCGCTTCCGTTGGTATATGGATACGCTCGTGAAGCATATCAACGACAAAGGGAAGCACCCGCATTTGTGGGGGGGATTGACGCAATACAACGGAACGACGCCGATCAGCAATGAAGCGACGATGGATATCTGGTATGAGCCGTATGGGCCGCCGCAGCAGGCGGTCGATCTCGGGTTCGACGTGCTGAACGTCCAAAATATTTATATGTATATCGTTCCTACCTTATATGGTGACTATTTGAATTCCCAGTTCCTGTACAATGAATGGGAGCCGATCAAATGGGAGAATACGACGCTGCCGTTCGGGCATCCCCGCGTCAATGGCGGCATGTTCGCCTTGTGGAACGATGTATCGGACGCCAATGGGCTGTCGATGGACGACTCGCATGAGCGGATGCTGCCCGGAATCCAGGTCGTCGCGGAGAAAATGTGGACCGGCACGCGGGACGACCGATCTTTCGATCGCTATATGAAGCGGGCGGAGGCGATCGGGGACGCGCCGAATGCGAATTTGTCCCGCAAGATCAAGGTCGATAACGAGGAGAACCAGGTTATTCAATACCTGTTCGAGGACCAGTTCAAGGATGGTTCGGGCAATGGCTTCGACGGGAAGGGCGTCAATGTGGAGATGACGGAAGGGAAATATGAGCAGGGGGTGCGCTTGAAGGGCGGAACCAGCTATATCGAGACGCCGGTCGAGGCGTTGGGGTTCGGCTGGACGCTCTCGATGTGGGTGAAGCCGGATCGGGGGAACCCGGATGACGCGATCCTGATGGAGTCTCCGGCCGGAACGCTGAAGCTCAAGCAGGGCAAGACGGGCAAGCTCGGGTTCACGAAGGAGCACTATGACAGCATGTTCGATTACGTTGTGCCGGAAGACAAGTGGACGCATATTTTACTGAAAGGCGACAATAAGGGCGTGACGCTGTTCGTCAATGTGGATGAGTATGTGGAGCGGCTCGAGAATGCGTACCCTCGTCTGCATACGCTCGTGCTCCCCGCGCTGCGCATCGGCAGCGAGACGAACGCGTTCCGGGGCGTGCTGGACAATGTCATCATGTACAATAAGCCGATTGAACTGCTCTATACGGATAATAAGGCGCTTCATAGACCGGCCGAGTCGTCCGCAACCGAGTTCCCGTATTATTCGCCTGATATGGCGGTAGACGGCATCGTCTCGATCAACTCCAGATGGTCCAGCGCCTATGTGGACGACGCCTGGTTCATCGTCGATTTGGGCGAGCCGACAGACATCAATAAAGTGATTATGAAGTGGCAGGCGGGCGCAGAGAAGTATCAGCTTCTCGTATCCGATGACAAAAAGAACTGGACGAATGTCTCCGGCGATGGAGGAATGATTACGTCCCAAGGGAAATTGGACATCGTGACCTTCGAGCCGAAGATGGCGCGCTATGTCAAATTCCAGGGCGTGAAGCGGGCCACGGTCTTCGGCTACTCCATCTACGAGTTCGAGGTGTATTCGCCGGATCATATCCAGGAATATAAGCGCCTGATCGGGTTGATGGAGGATTTGCTGCCGCGCTTGAACAAGCCGGAGCGCCTGCGCGAGCTGCTGTTGCAAGTGTTGAACCGCTATCCGTATGACGCGACGCGCGAGCTTCGCCCGATGCAGGATCTGCTGCAGCGCGTGCAGATGAACTAG
- a CDS encoding lytic polysaccharide monooxygenase gives MARRIGSTLLSKVSPLFTAFGLIVLGLAASAIFADSASAHGYIESPASRAYQCKLGMNTNCGQVQYEPQSVEAKGNFPEGGPADGHIAGGGIFAPLDEQSADRWNKVKMQGGTNTFQWHLTAPHATSEWKYYITKKDWDPNKPLTRADLDPVPFCTIQDGGKKPPATVTHECSVPTDRSGYHLILGVWEIADTGNAFYQVIDVDLVNDGSGIELPSAPAQLAASARTETSITLTWTSSSSANGIKAYEVFRDGASLGQTTGTSYLDAGLTPDTSYTYTVRAIDRAGHLSPLSAPLVAVTLPQDNNGGGGDGEGEGGTEPPQTGDTTWKSDAVYTRGDRVLYDGLEYEAQYWTQNNRPDVSEAWKLVSNVILEWSKDRAYVGGDKVKHNDTAYQARWWTRGEEPGSADVWQAVK, from the coding sequence ATGGCAAGACGAATCGGCAGCACTCTGCTGTCCAAAGTATCCCCTCTGTTCACCGCATTCGGGCTTATCGTGCTCGGACTGGCCGCGAGCGCCATTTTCGCGGACAGCGCATCGGCCCACGGCTACATCGAGTCTCCGGCCAGCCGTGCCTATCAATGCAAGCTGGGCATGAACACCAACTGCGGACAGGTTCAGTATGAGCCGCAAAGTGTGGAAGCCAAAGGCAACTTCCCGGAAGGCGGACCGGCTGACGGCCATATCGCCGGCGGCGGCATCTTTGCCCCGCTGGATGAGCAATCGGCCGATCGGTGGAACAAGGTGAAAATGCAAGGCGGAACGAATACGTTCCAATGGCATCTAACCGCGCCGCATGCGACATCGGAATGGAAATACTATATTACGAAAAAAGACTGGGATCCGAACAAGCCGCTCACTCGCGCCGATCTGGATCCGGTGCCGTTCTGCACGATTCAGGACGGCGGCAAAAAGCCGCCGGCAACCGTCACGCATGAATGCAGCGTGCCGACCGACCGCAGCGGCTATCATCTGATTCTCGGCGTCTGGGAGATCGCGGACACCGGCAATGCGTTCTATCAAGTAATTGACGTCGATCTGGTCAATGACGGTTCGGGAATCGAGCTGCCGTCGGCGCCGGCCCAGCTCGCGGCTTCCGCGCGGACTGAGACATCGATCACCCTGACCTGGACATCTTCTTCCTCGGCGAACGGAATCAAGGCCTACGAAGTATTCCGCGACGGCGCTTCGCTGGGACAGACGACCGGAACATCGTATCTCGATGCCGGTCTGACTCCGGATACATCCTATACGTATACCGTGCGGGCCATCGATCGGGCCGGCCATCTCTCCCCGTTGTCTGCGCCGCTGGTTGCGGTGACGCTGCCGCAGGACAATAACGGCGGAGGCGGAGACGGTGAGGGAGAAGGCGGCACCGAGCCTCCACAGACCGGCGATACGACATGGAAGTCCGACGCCGTCTACACCCGCGGCGACCGCGTACTCTACGACGGCTTGGAATACGAAGCCCAGTATTGGACGCAGAACAATCGGCCTGACGTGTCAGAAGCGTGGAAGCTGGTGAGCAACGTCATCCTCGAGTGGAGCAAGGATCGTGCCTACGTCGGCGGAGACAAGGTGAAGCATAACGACACTGCCTACCAGGCACGCTGGTGGACCCGCGGCGAGGAGCCGGGCAGCGCCGATGTGTGGCAGGCGGTGAAGTAG
- a CDS encoding alpha/beta hydrolase, producing MERFHSDYLNNDRELFVYLPPGYQQEPNRRYPVLYMHDGQNIFHPAFNGYSWNVHAAADKLIAERRMEEIIIVGIPNMGMERADEFTHDLEGVRFQDDKFPVQPRGHLYERFLIEEVKPYVDALFRTQPEPEHTALMGSSRGGQVTYHIGLRRPDVFSMLGIISPYMYCVYPETLEEVQLYHTFTVKQPIKKIWIDLGSREGLLVMEKHVREVTEKLLDLGYEADDELVYLYEPGSAHVEKDWEARVSAPLLHFFGHRGQACSLTLHGDLEVGITGPPCRLNPIVEFDSGFKMSPLRAVYRVADEHIAQVRDDGTVIPLQPGDTEVTVQVDGREALMPLRVMEEIPTHVTLDIVVHVPSDTPEGLKLYAWFPLTCDQGRRAYTARLRIPLHTEWVFQVNREDGSFEVDGAGSPVKRCYKAEKDGTLEIVVERWNERKE from the coding sequence ATGGAACGGTTTCACTCGGACTATTTGAATAACGACAGAGAATTATTCGTATATTTGCCTCCCGGCTATCAGCAGGAGCCGAATAGGCGGTATCCGGTCTTGTATATGCATGACGGCCAAAATATTTTCCATCCCGCCTTCAACGGCTATTCCTGGAACGTGCATGCGGCCGCCGACAAGCTGATTGCCGAACGACGGATGGAAGAAATCATTATTGTCGGCATCCCGAATATGGGGATGGAGCGGGCCGATGAATTTACCCATGACCTGGAAGGGGTAAGATTCCAGGACGACAAATTCCCGGTTCAACCGCGCGGCCATCTGTATGAGCGCTTCCTGATTGAAGAGGTCAAGCCCTATGTGGACGCCTTGTTCCGCACGCAACCGGAGCCGGAGCATACGGCCTTAATGGGCTCCTCAAGGGGCGGGCAGGTCACGTACCATATCGGGCTGCGGCGTCCCGACGTGTTCAGCATGCTCGGTATCATCTCGCCTTACATGTATTGCGTATATCCCGAGACGTTGGAAGAAGTGCAGCTGTATCATACCTTTACCGTCAAGCAGCCTATCAAGAAAATATGGATCGATCTGGGCAGCCGCGAAGGGCTTCTCGTCATGGAAAAGCATGTGCGTGAAGTGACGGAGAAGCTTCTGGACCTGGGGTACGAAGCGGATGACGAGTTGGTCTATCTGTATGAGCCTGGATCGGCTCATGTAGAGAAGGATTGGGAGGCGCGGGTGTCTGCACCGCTGCTCCACTTCTTCGGCCATCGGGGCCAGGCTTGCTCCCTGACGCTGCATGGCGATCTAGAGGTGGGCATCACGGGGCCTCCATGCCGCTTGAATCCGATCGTCGAGTTCGATTCCGGATTCAAAATGTCTCCGCTGCGTGCCGTATACCGCGTCGCGGATGAGCATATCGCGCAGGTTCGGGACGATGGCACGGTTATTCCGCTGCAGCCGGGCGACACCGAGGTAACGGTTCAAGTCGATGGCCGGGAAGCGTTGATGCCGCTTCGCGTCATGGAGGAGATTCCCACGCATGTCACCTTGGATATCGTCGTCCATGTGCCGTCCGATACGCCGGAGGGCCTCAAGCTGTACGCTTGGTTCCCGTTAACCTGCGATCAGGGCAGACGCGCATATACAGCCCGCCTGCGTATTCCATTGCATACGGAATGGGTGTTCCAGGTGAACCGCGAAGACGGGAGCTTCGAGGTCGATGGAGCGGGATCCCCCGTTAAGCGCTGCTATAAAGCAGAGAAGGACGGGACATTGGAGATAGTCGTAGAGAGATGGAACGAGCGGAAAGAATAA